CTTGGCGCTAATAAAGGCAGGCGTCCAGAGCAGTATATCTGACAGAGCATGTGCAGCAGACCTTGACCTTACTGTCTGCTCCTCTGGTGGCTTAAGGACCCTTCTGCTGAGTCAGTGACGAATAGGCCTGAAAAACTATCATTATCTTGGGATTTCGACACATGAATAAGTATGAAAGGAGCCTGTAAAATGAGGGCAGCATGCAGACCCCTGCTTCTCCCTTCAGTGTTATGTGTCAGACTGCTGGATAATTGGCCCTTAGTGTTGTCTACAAGTTGTTTTGCATAACCAGAATGTAAACAGCCATGGTCATGCAGCTGGAGGAAGACGTTATTTCTAATGTAGTGAAGGACTAGAcacaggaaaatgaaatatgcAGCATCGCATTAGGCTTTTCATCCCCCCTGCATCTTCTCTTCTGTTAAGCAGCATCTtaacaaacaatttaaaaaatgtaagtacGGCATAAAGAACTAATTGCCTGTCCCATTTCAATATTTCCAATGGAAACACACTATCATTCAACAATAAGCTGTCACAGTGAAATTTCCAGTTCATAGCACAGAAGTGACTTCAAATAACCCCGAAAACATTTACGACGAGATTAGTCTAGCAGCACGGATGTTTGCAGTTAATGAGAAATTGGTTAGGTGTGCTTAGGGTTTTATTACAGCTCTGCTAGGTACTGACTGATCGCCTGACTCGTGGCAGTTGTTATTAGAGGAAACAAGTCAGTCTCTGATTGACAGCTTTTTAAGACATTGAGACATCAGCCTAATTAAAAACTCAGCAcactgaggagcagcagctgttACGCTGCTGTCAGTGAACCAGCCACTGAAACTAGGTGGCTTCTCAGTTTTGTAGTCTCAGTTTTGTCAGGTTTATCTTATAACTCATACTCTAAGAGCTGAACTTAGTGCAGGCTGGAAGAAATGCATATAACAAGAGCTGAAATTCTCAGTAATTATATATCTTAGGAAAACATTGTAAGCTCTGTAGAAAACGGGCAGCTCTGTAAGGGCATGTAGATAATCATATAACAGAAAGAACTCCAACAAACAAGAACATCTTGTCCTCACAGCTTCATTATCTAACATGCTGGGCTTGTCATATTACATTAATTGCTGTTCCTTGCTACCAGTCATGCAGTAGGATACTGTCCCAATTTCCTGCCTCTCCCCATAAAACATACACATGGAAAATTTATATAATAACCATATTAATGTTTGGGGGAGTGTAAACTGGAAACGTACTTAACAGAATAGCTATAGTCCACTTGTTTTCTAACACATTTTGCTTATGTAGCTAAAACTCTTTTCTAAAGCAATTTAATAATCTTTCACAAAGACATGTTTGGCTCCTACCTGTGATCTTTTTTACAGACACCATGCTGCctaattcaattaaataacaatatacaataataataatcatataaGAGGAGATAATAGAGATTGAAAACAATTGATCACAATCACAAATAGCCTTAAAAGGATAATAACCTAGTCTTTTTCCCATTTAATGGTATTCCTTTGGCACCCAGAGATTATCAACAACACTGATTGCTATTTGATACCGTGTACGGTGGGTTGTAATGGACACAAATAATGATCTTATCTTCAATACAATACAGATGATTAAGCTATTATCTAAGCAGTGAGCCAATAATATCACTAAATGGTAGGTAACACTGTGATAAATCCCAGAACAATAAATATACCAATGTCATATGTGTTTGGGCCTTGAAAACAAACGGGTTTGAGTCACTTGGTCATTTACTATTCGGGggaagatttttgtttttccacaaaaaaatataGGCTGGAGATACCTGATTAGCCAGAAACATCAGCACTTGGCCCAGTAATCACTGACTCATCTGCTTTGCTCAACAATTTTATCAATCCTCCACTCATGTATTATCATCATTTTGCGTGTTGGGACACTAAAACCCTGACTTAATGCACCTTTAATACAGCACACAGGGAGTCAGCTGACTAATAAATTACTCATCCAAACATAACCTTTTTATGGCCAAACATGGTGAACATGCAGTCAATGTTATACCAGAGTATTATCAACTGTGGAGGCTATAAAAGTTCAGCCATGTCAGactattttctctctgtaattTGCATGTTATTGGTATTCTAGTGGCAGATGGTAGCACTGATGGACTTTGAAAAGGGAGAAACAGGTGATGGAtgatggaaatggaaataaagtaaggaaaaacagagctTTCTTATTTGTTCAACTCTTTTCTGTAAAATAACAGCCTCAGAGGACCTCCTAAGAGGGAACAACACTGTAACTTAACATATTTACTGTTGGTAACAGAgaatatttaaatttctttagCAGATTAAAAATCAGTTAGCCATGGATTTATGAAACTGTACTGCTGTGGGTGAGGATAAAGCTCTAAATACATTCACCAGGTATGTTCTCACATACTAATTTCTCTTTGGATTAAACGgtaatttaaatttagactagTCGACTACTCTAAAGGTaaaaaaagttgaaactgaGAACAATTTAACTCATGAATTAAGCGGGATCACAGCATCTGCTGGTAAACAATGTTATATTGGTTTGCTGagtgtggctaacgttagcagtgctagcaGTAGCAGCCTTCCTTCCTAGGTTAACGTCCACATGCCTGTGCTTAATGTGGTGATGCATTGCCCCGGTCGAGaggttatatgccagtttattctgacacagcctacatgcaaccttattttcattttttagatcAATATAACTCCAAACCGCATTGATTTTTCGAGATCtcatctgtcccactttccaccttgACACACACGCCTGTGCGAGCCACTGCAGTTCAGCAAGGTAGCCGTCACACGCGGGTGGGGTAGGCGGTGTGGCCCAGGTGTAATCGCACACATCGCTATCACTCACCGAGCAATTTATTAGGAACGCTACATTAATATTGGGTAGgacctccctttgctctcaaaacagcctgagttctttgtggcctggattccacaagatgttggaaacattcctttgagattctggtccatgttgacatgattgtatCACATCATTTCTACAGATTAGTCAGcttcacattcatgctgccaatctcctgttctacaaTATCCCcaaggtgttctactggattcagaccTGGTGACTGAGGAGGCCACTGAAttacactgaactcattttcaTGTTCTTGAACCAGTTTGAGACGGTGAAGAAGATgataaattgtggccataaagggacGCACATGGTCACCAACAATAcccagataggctgtggcattcaaatgatgacTGATTGGTATGAAGGAGCCAAAACATTGCCAAGAAAACATATacccacaccattacaccaccaccaccagcctggactattgacacaaggcaggttgggtccatggattccCGCTgctgatgccaaattctgacactaccatctgtgtgcatcagcagaaatccagattcatcagactaatatacgtttttccagtcttcaactgaacagttttggtgagcctgtgcccactgcaggctcagatttctgttcttggctgacaggagtggaacccgacgtggtcttcaGCTTTTGTAGCCCATTCATGTCAAGGTTCGACATgctgtgcattctgagatgcttttctgcccACCAGTGTatcctttctgtcagctccaaccagtctgggCATTCTCCTCTGACCGCTGTCATTAACAAGCTGAttggatgttgtttttttgttttcggcAACATTCTtagtaaactctagagactgatgtgcatgaaaatcccaggagatcagcagtttaagaaaaactcaaaccagcaccaacaatcatgctacggtcaaagtcactgagatcacagtTTTTCCCCATTCATATGTTTGACTTGgacatgaataagcaggtgtacagatGTTCcaaataaagtgctcagtgactTTACACATTCATAAATGAGCTGGATTGATTTGCTTATTCTGCAGCAGTCTCTCTAACATTGTCACAGATCCATAAAACACATTGAACATAGAATAACTCACTATCTGCTGCCTAGATCACGAGCCAGCTTTTTCTTCAGTGACTGGCAGGTCATGCTGTCTGCTACACAACAGTAAGTCCAAGTTGTGTGCTTTGGGGgttttttatactttgttttaaacaaagtaaaaagttttcaagccagtgaaaaaaaaaaatccaactttGCTGACAGTGTGCACAAACTCCTAAAAAGAACATCTTCACTTTTAAGTTGAGAGTGTTCAAAGCCCATGGGAGAGCATGCAGGCCTTCACTGCAGGTGGCCTCATCATCTTGTACAGAGGTCTAATGTAATGCTAAATAGCTTTAAACAACTTGTTTGATTAATGATGTAGTGTGGAGTCAGTATCAAAACTTGTATGTCCAATTCTCTTTCCCTCATGGATCTGATTCAGGGACAGCGAGACAAGCGGGCTAAAACCAACGCGTAGACATAAGACATcttatttttccacattattaATCGATTTATTGTGCAGTTATTCTTTTTAGAAACATAATCTTTATAGAAAGTCTTTGAATGGGATGGTTTATCTGCTTTAAAGCAGCTGTTAACATTGAAAGAATCTAATTAGATTACAACGGGGACTTCTCGTGTCTCAGAATGGCCCCTAAAAGCTAATGCTTTTTTCAAAGGCTTTTTCATCATGACAGGAATGAAAGTATGAATGAATGAGACACAATGAGTGAGACAACATTCACTAAGTACTTTATACAGCAGTGCTTTGCAGTGCATGTGGCGAGGTTGCAATAGACACGTGGGTATGGGACTATGCTGAAGAAATGGCCCCAGTAGAAGGAGGCATCATTAGGTAATTTTTACTAAGGCCTTTTTACCGTCATGTCTTACTACACAAGGTGTTGAAAAAGACAGGCTTCAAATTCGTTTTCTGAATAATTCTTGGTGTCTTGATCTATTTGGCCTTTGTTGGAGAACTaaccaagggaaaaaaaagagtagtcATTTCATAGTGAATCAACTGATGGCCAGACAAAATCAAAAGCAACGTGTATATCTCTTCTTATCTCTTCTGACATGCCCcacaaaaactgttttgcatGTGCATTTAGGAATTCCGGTTTTCTCTTCTGAAAACTTACTGACCcggaaaaaaatgcagatttggTGGGCGACAGTTACATATCATCATCCCCAGAACTCGCTTCTGGAGAAACGCCTGAAATACAGGAGAAACAACTAAGTTGAACTTTTTTCCATAAACAGTGTATCAATAAAACCTGATGTGTATGACAGATAGTGGTTCCTTAGGGCTCCACTCTGCAAAGGACCAAAGTTGGTATCATTCGCTACAAACCGACGCATAATTGCATCTACTCTtcatctgtatttacatttgatACATGATGCAAATCTAccaaaggaaaaacaagctgAAGAACTCATTGGACCAAATAATGAGAGATAATTGTGCTGATGTTGCTgatacaaatgcatttttttaggGCTAATTCCCTCTAAAATTGCAGCAAATCATAGTGTTAACTTGTACATAGCATACACCATTGAACCAGCACTTGCTGAGACAGTGGCCTTGTAGCTCTCGGGTCCCAAATCAGATAAGTGTCACCGTGCATTGGGTTGAAAATCCATACTTATAGGAGTTATTTTAGTGACACTGGgccttttgtttctctgtaatAACTATGCAGCTCTGACAACGGTCCACTGTTCAACCAATATTAGCATGCAGATTCTCTGGTGTAGTGCTACACCATTTCTGCCAGTACAGTGTGTATATTGTTTTGGCAGCAGGAATGCACTGGATGTCCTTTGCTGTGGGAGCTGGCTAGCTTAATGGATAGCTGTCAAAGTGGACCTTACAGGAACAGCTGTATTTCCATCTCACTGGAACTAATACGCTAATACACGCATTGTTTTTACATCCATTTACAAGATGGTGCAACTTCAACATGTCAGGCAGATTTATATCTATTtctaagttgttgttttttttttttttttagaagctTCTCCTCTAAAAATGTATGAACCCACTAATGATTGAAGTACTGAGATTGAATCAAGTTGTGTGCAAGCACTCTAATGCATTGTACTCCATCGAGATTAAAGTAAGCACACCTGCTCCAAACCTGATTTGACTCAAAAGTCTGCGCCTAAGATAACAGAAGGTGGTGAGAGTCACCTCAGAGACGAAGCAATACTTAGGAATCGTGAATACTTTTCAGTTGCTCGTGTCTTTAGTCTCACGTTACCACCTTTTCCAGTTCAGCAGGTAAGGTTCATTCTCGATATGATGTGAAATGCTAGCTCTGCTGGtctctgctgcagcaggaagGGCACAGTCACGTCAAAAGAGCCCATTGTGCGGCTGTGGCTTGTTGTGTGCCATGCAGGCCCAAGCCCATAGATGACCCTTGTTGTTTCTGCGCAGGCTCGGGTGAGGCAGATGCGAACCAGAACAATGGCTGCGTCTCGGAGAAGCCGGCGGTGACTGACTCCACAGGCGCTGAGGGCCCCCGCCAGCCCTGGATCCCCGCCAGCACAGCTGACCCTGACGCCGCCACACCACGCCCCCACCTGGCCCGCCTCTTCTCCCGAGATGCCCCGGGCCGAGAAGACAACACCTTCAAAGACCGACCCTCCGAATCAGACGAGCTGCAGACCATCCAGGAGCACAACGGAGCTGCCTCAGAGTGCGGGTCGGATAGCCCCGAACAGGACCTAGAATAGGctagctttttttccttccctctcctcttttttctcttttccctcctctgtctttcaaTCTCTCATTTAAGAGAGAGGCAAGATCCCACATttgacaaatacaaaaactaCCAACTACTACTACCGCAATGGCATCTGCAAGCAGCTCCGCACAGGCTGCCTTCGGGTTGGGCCGGAGGAAGAAGAACCCCGGCCTCCTGGATCAGATCGGAAAGTTCTTTGGAGGGgacaagaagaggaagagcaaggTGAGGAAGCAGGGAGAGTCGAGGTGAAAAAACTCGACCCTTCTCATGTATCTCGGGTCATTCTGCTGATTCACTCCCAGAGCCACTTTTTACTTCTGATTCTTTAGATCTTGTAAGAATTTCTTGCATCATATTTGTCATATAGAAATGTGgtggttttactgttgtttctATGGTGAACCAGAGTCTGACATTGTCCTACAGTTCACAGTCACTGGCTAATAGGTTATGAATCGACACTGGATAATGACTTTGGGtggaatatgttttttattattagtattattattattattattattattattacaaagaGGCTGtgattttgaatcatttaaggATACATTTctatattctgtttttcttttgtttgaatgGTACTGACATTAGTagcatttttctcttctgttaAATTTAATATATCTGTTGTGATGGTGGAATTGTTCATTTGTTGTTGCCGTTCTAACAGTTTGCTTGTTAGAACGTTCGACAAACTGTAGTTAAAAACAGCTCTGTTTCACTTCAGGTACTTCCCTaactgatgatgataatgatgtgaGACGTGGGGAATTTATGACCTTATCGTTAAGATATAATGCAGGtatatttttttggatttaggCATCGGGTACTCTACAGACAGTTATCGCTGCTTCTCGGAGAGTTAGTCGCTTTGCTATTTCTGTCTAATTTTCAAACATCTGTGATAAGTCAGCCACAGGGAGGTACTTCACTACAGTTTGCACGGCAAAGCAGTCGGCAAAGTCACTTTCAAAGTTAATGATTACATTATGCTATAAAGACAGAAGATTTATATTAACATATAATGATGTATATTCGAGTAGGAGCATATTATCATCCCCTGTTTGGGAATATAGTCAAGAGGCTGCATCCTATAAAGTGAGAACAAGCTTATCTTATCTCGATGACAAGTGATTATGAGGTATTTGAGCCTGCATTGATTTATCATTTGTCTGTACTCTGGTGTTGTCAGGATATCAGAATATTGAGCATTAGTAAATATGAAACCTTACTGGTCTTTGCCGTGGCAGTGAAAGTTCAATCTGTACTCCTGGCACCAGTTTGTCCACCACTGTAGACAGACTGGGATCCACTTCCGGTCATGACGGACTTTGTTTGGCCCCGTTGGCATGGCTATTACGAACTAGACTGCAGCTCTGTCGGTTTCACGCCTTTTCAGTCCCTGAATTCACTCGGTGATGGCGTCTGGAGGTGGTGTTGAAATGGAAATTTCAGCTTCAGCACCAAATGTGGTTTACACGTTGAGTCCACAGCAGCATTGAACATGCATCGTTATCCTGACAACACTAGTGTAACAAGGTGAGGCCTCTTGTAGGGCTTTCAAAAAGAAGACATGTCAGTGTTGCTCTATATGTCCCATCATGAGTCACATCTGTTCATTCAGACAACTGTTGTAAAACATGGACATAACGGATGATGGTAAAATGAAAGCTATGGTACAACGAGCTAAATCCTGTGACTGATTTTATACAAATCTTTGCTTTAGCCTGTTGTGCtgatcaaatatatatatattttgcttttgtaaaatgttACTCTTGAAATGTTCAGGGAAAATGTCAACAGAACAAGTTGTGAAGCTTTCATTTGACATTAGGCTAGTGACCAATTTGCCACAGTATTTGTTGGACTTTCTCGTTATCTTTTGCCATAAAATTGTATGTTGGTCTCCATATTGATGACAGGTTTACTTAAAACAAAGTTgtacaaatatttatatatatgtattcaCCAAGGGTTTGCCTTCAAAAGATCAGTGTGCACGTCTCAAGTAAATGACAGACAGGTTTGCCCACCTCTtttgcctcaaaaaaaaaaaaaaaacagcttgcACTAACTTTCTGCTTCACACATATTTTTCCAGAAAGAATTCATCATGAAGACAGATCTTTTTCAGAGTAATTTCTGATctagcctgtctgtctgtctcttgtgCACAGATTCTCCACAGTCATTCTTAATGCATACTTTGACTTCAAGGCTACAGTATTAGTAGGAAAGattctgtcattgttttatgTTATGGTTTCTAATATGCATGCTTATTTTAGTAAAGCTgaattgttttaatatttggtGGGTATGGAGCCATTTACCATCTGAttcctttttatgtcttttgtcTGATTTATTTGCATAATTTTCAATACAAGCCTCAGTCTGggcttttttttggaaatgttaaGACCGTATGCACGAGAGGTAACGAGAGATGTCACCAAAAACGATAAATTCCAGTCTCAGGACATGAAACAGCTGCAGGAAATCTGCATTTGAATTGTAACGGGTTTTTGATCATTGCAAATTACAGGGATAATGATGTGCTAATTGGAGGGAAAATTAAGTTTGCATTTAATTTAGCTATTCCAGCAAAAATTATGACTCAAAGAataggaaatgtttttaaatcataatttgcATGTTGTTGAATGGCAGACAAAATCATAATAATGCAATGCAGGAGTGATTATTGTATATGAATCAGAACAGCTCACagtcaaaaccaaaacttgtGTGTTACTGTACTCTAACCCCAGTGTCTTGGATGGAGACGGGGGTGTCAGCAgtactcccccccccccaccccaccccttcAGTTACCTCACCTCAGGTTCATGTCTTTGACCCAGTCGGAGAGTTAGTTTAAACCAGCAGTGGATCAGTGCTGATCCCTCTCATGTTAGGCCTTCAACTTTGCAGTGGGTACTTGTAACCATTTGTATCTGTTGTGACTGGTGGCCTGTTCCTAACCTGATCCTGTTCTAAGCTTTTTGGATTATTGCTTGATTAAAACTCTTTAACAACATCCTCTGcgctctctttgtttctgttttaatttgtgattGGCTTGATGCCCCTCTATttgttcttcttctgttgtAAAAGTGTAACAATTTGTTTAACTGCTCTGCTAACACTTGGTAACAGCCAGCCGCTCTGATTTGTTATTACTCCAGTTCTGAAGTGGTGCTGCACTTTATCTTTTGGCCCTAagggacaaagaaaagcaaccaGATGTAGAACACTTTCAGCATTTATTCAGCGTGCTTGGGCTTTTTATGCAGTCTCAGCCTTTAAGATTGTAGACTTCAagacacataaatatatttcatagttcagtcagtcagtcacacgAATACGTatactgagggggaaaaaagcaattaTTAGAGAGGGTTAAACGGAAAGTGGCACTACTGTTTATCTCCACTCTGATAGTTCTGAGTAATGGATGAACGGCTTGACTTGTTTGTGTGAGCCTAAAGATGAATCGGCGAGAAGAGAGAATAAAACACCTTTCACGCTTTCCTTTACAGTATGATGCCTAAAAGGTCAGAATTCTGTCATTACCACAGGCTGATTGTTGTTGCTTCCCGGTGAATTTAAACCCATCCATGTAGTATTTCCACGTCTGAGTCATTTGAAACGTGTCTTGACACCCTTTGCGTTAAGGCGAACAGCAGCATGTTCATGATGATCAATTCTCTTGTGAGTTCAGCTTAGAAATTCAGTCAGTGCAGGctcatttaaatttctgttcTAGATGCAAAAATGTGTGATTATATTCATCACTTGGTTATAAACATGTACCCAGACACCCTGGCCCAGGAGATTATTttgcaatgaaaacaaacactgtctAGGAGTTTGGACAGACATGcgtttaattaaattaaatttaaatgcagGCTTCAAATGATTGATACTGCAGAACTAACAGCAGGCCACGAAAGAAGACAGATCAACCTCTGTGTATGTAGCCTCTGAGTTAAAGAAATTATAAGTGCAAATATTACTCAGGCCTTTCATTTGTAGGATTGGGTTATTACCTACTGAGCATATATGTTTAACAGAATGAGTCTTAAGGGACTGTGTGAAAATTATTGGGGTGGGAAGAGGGGCTGAAAATTATgtgtctatttaaaaaaaaaaggagaaaaaaaaatacagcattgaAAGTAATATAACACTGATTGGTTTGTGTTGTGATTTTGCCATTATTAGCTAAAGGTGCACAAACATTGCACGATGTCATACTCGTACATACAATTTAAACCCTAGCTTGATAAACAGAATAGAAGTAGAATTATGACCAAATTAATGGCCAACCTAAAAACTTCAGACTACACTCCCttcaggaaaaagaaaaaaatacataacccTCCCCCTTTTGTAAACTCCTCTCCCCCTAATAATCTTCATGCAGTCCCTCAGAAAATgggttttttcttcttaatcaGCCCCAAATTACAGCACAGATAATGGCTTAATTAGCCTCTTTTTACCTGGTATGAGCTTGCAAAGCACAAGACCTGATTGCCTCTTTGTCAGCCAGACCGACTGGCCCCGCACCCCCTCCGTTCACGAATAGAAGAGAGTGCgaccacaaaaaaagaaagtcccAAGAGTTGACGGTAATTATCACTCCTTTCTCCTGACTGAGCAAGGGTGCACCGGTTGATGGATGTGAAGCGCTGCACAGTTCAGAGGTGATGCAGAGGGGCTTTCAGCCGTATATATGGGGGGGCAATAGGCTAACTGTGAGTGAAAGAGTGCTGTTTCCGCAACATTTGCCGCCGCAGAGTGGATATCTGCAGGCCATTTTCCAGAAATCAGGCATCTCAACTCAGTTCCTGATAAATGTGTAATGTAGCTCTCTGGGACATTCAGCGTGAAGTATGTCAGCAGGCtgaagtatttttctttttgtgatgcTGATCTTACGAAGGTATTCACTAATGATGAAGATGACAATTCTCAACCATGAGTCTCCCAGTCTTCTCCCCTGTTCAGGATTCATTATTGAGCAGAATGAAGCAGACTCTTGGCCAGGCAGTGACCTCTAACCTCAGAAGAGGCAGTTGCTATCATTAACCTGCCGTTTGTGATAATGGGCACCAACACCTTGTAGCTTGATCTGTGTCCTGAATACTCAATTCCCCCTTTGCCTTCC
This sequence is a window from Xiphias gladius isolate SHS-SW01 ecotype Sanya breed wild chromosome 22, ASM1685928v1, whole genome shotgun sequence. Protein-coding genes within it:
- the LOC120783951 gene encoding myelin basic protein-like, with translation MGQHLGKRESPMDGKASSPESKEAQTAAAAAAEPESQDEVFGSGEADANQNNGCVSEKPAVTDSTGAEGPRQPWIPASTADPDAATPRPHLARLFSRDAPGREDNTFKDRPSESDELQTIQEHNGAASECGSDSPEQDLQKLPTTTTAMASASSSAQAAFGLGRRKKNPGLLDQIGKFFGGDKKRKSKGSFRALSPATQKASATSPRKRGAENAVVHFFRTMGNQKSQSAKAKKASAGDGKGTLTRIFKMGSRSASPAKR